In Camelus dromedarius isolate mCamDro1 chromosome 16, mCamDro1.pat, whole genome shotgun sequence, the genomic stretch AAGCAGTGACAAGCAAGCTGGAGAAAGGTGCTTTGATTGGTTGAAAATAATCTGTGGCTACTGTGAATTGCTTCCGTTCTTGGAGACTGATTATATAATGTATCAGGTGCTATTTGACTTTCTTAAGGAAATCCAAGTGCTTAAAATTCAGTCTTATTATTGTGTGGCATTGAGCAAGCCACTTAACTTCTCTACCTGTTGGTCTCTTTATCTTTTTcggtttttgatttttaaaaaaatttttattttttaaatttatttttattttttatacaattttgaaagattactttccatttacagttcttatgacaacctatggaatgggagaaaatttttgcagatgaaaccgacaaaggcttgatctccagaatatgtaagcagctcatacaacttaacgaGAAGCAAACAACCCCATCGaaaaatggccagaagacctaaacaagcaattctccaaggaagaaatacaaatgatcaataggcacatgaaaaaatgctcaatatcactaattatcagagaaatgcaaatcaaaagctacagtgaggtatcaccttgcaccagtcagaatggccgtcattcaaaagtccacaaacgacaaatgctggagaggctgtggagaaaggggaaccctccttcactgctggtgggaatgcaggttggtgcagccactgtggaaaacagtatggagattcctcgaaaTATTGGTTTCTTTATCTTCTAAATGGGGATAGTCATAGTAGCTACTTCATGGGagtatgaggattaaattaataacacttttaacatatttattattgATTAACTCCACTTTATGAACAGGTAGATAGATGTGGAGGAAGAACTGTCTGCAAGTGTGGTCTTCTGCCAAGTTAGTGTCAGAACCTAAAAGAAAGCTTCAAAAAGGCATCAAGTCATTCAGATCTTTAAACCAAAAGACACTTGTTAGTTAGAAAGCAGTGGTTTTTAGTTCAGCCCACATGCTTCTGCTGAGAATTTTGTTAAAGTCTGAATTTTTGGGTCCCACATCTGGAGATGCCAATGCAGGAGATCTGGGGTTAGGCCCCAGAATCTGAATTTTACAAGCTCCCCAGGGGATTTGGGTGTAGGTGATTTCTGGGTTAACTAGAAGAATCCTGGTAGAAAGTAATATAAGGGGTTTCCACTAACCCAAATCCTGGGGAAAAATTTGAAGGCTGCTTCTTCTAAGCAGAAATTTTTGTTAGTAATGACAGTAttgataataataactaacatttattgaatacatgCTGTTTTCCAGATACTCctctaagtgctttacacacaTTTGTTTATGTAATTCTCAGAATGATCCTGGTGGTAGGTACTTCTaatatccccatttcacagatggggagagTGAGGCCCAGCAAGGTTCAATTAACAGCTTGAAGTCTCacagtgagaatgcagagatggAATTTGAACTCGGGCTCCAGAGAACATGCTGTTTCCTGATTCCTGGTTGTCTTCTGAGCTGTGCTAAAATTAAACTTGTGTTTAATCTGTTTCCCTCTCCATCAGTCAGTCCCCTTTCTACTGCAGTGACTGGCCTATGGtaaactatgtttaaaaaagaaaaaaaaacaaaaaacaaaaacaacccttTAACTACCTCCTGTGGCTGTGTAGGATACTGATTTAGCTTCACGGTAAAAATCCAGACTCCTTATTGCCTTTAAAAGGCTTAACCATTCATATACAAGGTCCAGCAGATTGTCTTACCTTCCCTGTTAGCCTTGGAGTGGTCAGACCTCCTCTTTACCATGCAGtttataacaatttattttgATTGTAAAACACATGTGAGATACTTTGCTCTGAGCAGGAGGAGGATGTCCTGTTTCTGGGATAAATTGACAATGGCATTACTGCAGCAGCCTAAGGTTTACCTGAGTCCAGCAAGGTTCCTAAACCCTGAATCTTGTTGAAATCAAACCTCACAGCATACTGAGCAGCTCTGACCTCTCACCATTTGGTTTCCCAGGTAGTGTTGATGGTTTGTATGGGGTCCACTGGGGGCCATCCTTGAACCACACACAAAGGAAGAAGGTTTGGAAGGAAATGACATATGCTTGGCTTTCAGTTTAGGAAATAAAAGCTCCTTTCTGCGCAGCACTTTACAGCTTATAAAACCCTTTCACCATCCTTATCCCATCAGGGCCCAAGTTGTTATGTCGCTTTTATTCAAGGACATACACACAAGCTGGGCGGAGACTCTGTCCTGGGGTTTCTGAGTCCAAACCCCATACGCTTCCCACATTTCCATCCTTCGGTCTGAGATAGTATGCGAGTAAGTGCTGACCAGGGGTAATCTAAGCACTCAGAGGAAAAAGAGATTATTGATAGAAAAGAGGTCGGTCTGGGAGTTCTGCATTCCATTTGCTTAGTATAAGTTGCTACTTGCCTGGAGGAAGTGGATGGCTGTACTGTGAGCTAAACAGTGCTTTTGTCTTTGATGTGGGATCAGCCATCAACTGCTATCTGATACATACACTAAGACTTCAAAAATGCTTTATTGAGTAAAATTGTGGGCTTGATCACAGGAGATtgtgttctgttctgttgatcccCCAAGCCAAACACGATTAATACTCAAAAATCATGACTAGAGAACTCAATTCATGGAGAAAGAATTTTAACATGAGATAAGAATAACATAATTAGGTCTAGGGCTTATAGAAAAATAACACCTGTGTAGTACTTTTCAGTGTACAAAACAGCATTACCTAGACaatttcatttgatcttcacaacaaccctgtgaagtaggcaTGAGCCTTGTTTAACAACAGGGAAATTAAATTTGATGATGGCTAAGtgttttgcccaaggtcacaattCGGAAGTGGCAAATATAGGTCTGCAGGACTTTTACCTTCACATTCTGTGTTTGACATGGGCTTACTTACTAAAACCTCTGGAAATGCCAAGCAGTTTTTGTAGGGATAGGTACCTAAATGGGGCTTTCTCACGCTGGGACTGCCTTGTGCTTGCAAACAGCGATTACTCATGGTTACTTTTCTGCAAAGTTTGTGGCTATCAAGTTCATTTCTCTCTGATGGGCAGATTGACGCAGGCAtctaagttatttttttcctggccACCTGTCACAGGGAGATAGAGGAGCAGGGTTATGTCTTGAGAGTTCCAGCTATATGTCCCTTGTCAAAGAATCAGAACCAAGTCCCCTTCCctaaagaacagaaagagaaatagcaAGCATTTAATGAAAGGGTCCAGGCTATTCAAAATGCTCTAGACTCAACTCCCCACAATGATTCCTGATTCTTGATGTAAGTATCTGGAGAGCCTGATGGTTCACAAAGTGTTGGAGAATGTGgacgtctttttaaaaatatcttgggGAAAGAAAAGTGTATATGTGTGGATCAACAGTAATTGAGACAACAGAATTCAGCAGGATTCAGACTCATGACTGTTCAAAGAAATTAAGTATTAAAGAGCTGTTTCTCTGTTCATGCTGTTCCCACATGGGCTTCTTTCTAGAGCCAAAGAAGGAGTTTAGAAGGGACGGTTGTAGCTTTTCCCCTTCATGTGTCATGGCCAAAAACAATTCTCGAACTTGTCTGACTGGCTCTAATGAGGAACATAAGTCAACAAGGCCTGAATAAACACAAGGAAAACCTGCCCATCACCTGTGGAATCAGGTAATGTAGGTCACCTTCTTGCGCACTTACACATCAGTGCTGACCCTCTGATACATGGGAAATGTGCTTCCAGAGAAGTGTCATTTATTATCACGTTGGCAGCAGCGACTCAGGACAGAAGCAGAATAAAAGATAGTCTGTCTAGCAATGGGGACCCCATGTAGTAGCAAGAAACTAAGTACCTTAAGGGCCTGGGGAGTTCTTAAACCTTTCTGGCCGGAGCAAGTACTGGCCTCTCTTTCATGATTGAGGGTCCTTTTTTTATCACCTCGGGATGTCAGAGTTTGGCAGTTCTGGTGATGAAGCAAGGCTGCACATGCTCGTAAGAAGAAATGACTTTCCCATCCTTGATCTCCTTGGTGATGGTGCAGATTTTCACCAGAATTCGGGGCAGCGTTCTGCAGTCACCACAGGACTCCTGTATCCCATGGGGGGCTGAGGATGATGTGCAAACTGGGGCTGTGCATTCCGTGGCTCTGGCCTTACTGGATGTGCAAATGGAAGGCTCACATTTGGTGGCACATGGGTGACAGGGAAGCCTAGGGGGGAAAAATGCAGAATTTTACCTGTGATTGAGGGAAGGCAACAATGACTATGGAGAAAAACAGCAGTGGTTCATTTTTCAACACGTGTCACTCAAAACAAGTGCTTCCTAACGCTTGTTCATTCATCCTGTACCttagtggaaggaaaaaaatcagacctGATCCATGGGAAAGCTGCATCCTAGGTTTAGAAGGACTAGGTTATGTAAGCTGCCATTATAGCCAATGCCATAGCATTGGACGAACAAGCCGGGAGTCAGAGGCTGGGATGGAGCCCAGCTCTGTCATTTGCCAGCTGGTGACCTCACAGAAGTCAGTTAACCCTCCCAAGTTTTAGTTTTTCATCTGCAGAATGGATTAAGGGGGACTCAACAGTGATAAGGGACAAGTTCAAGAGCTTAACTATCTGAGGAAGGAAGCTAAACAGGTGTTGTTCTTCATCAGATAATTAGTCATAATACTTCTGGTGGCCTGATTCCCGTCTAGGGAAGAGTCCTCAGCACTTCATCAGAAGCACTTGAAGTGCCTCTGTGCACCTAAAAATGAATAATCCTTAGAGAATTGGAGTTAGGAGTTAACAGTAAGAACTCTTTTTAGAAAACAGCATCTTTCTTTGATGATTCAAGGCACTTTGGAATATTGTAGCTCCTCCGGGCGATCGCACAGGTTAACAGTGTGTGAACAGAGTTCACTAAGTGTTTTGGGGAGGGAAACAATTAGTGGGGAGCAGACCTAGTTAGCAATTGTAACTAGGTCTGCATTTGAAGTGTTAGTTTGGTCTGAGTTGCTTCAAAGAGCTTCTGCTCTATTCCTTATGGATTGGTAacttattatttcaaaaaatacaacttccataaaaaaaatgctgaaacacatatgtacacattgtTGGCCTCTAAGGACAAGTGGCTGGAAAAGGTTAAGGGTTTAAGCCTGAGCAGAACGTCCTTCAAAGACAGCAGGGTATTCTCGTTCAATCTCATGGAAGTCAGAAGTTCATGTCAGTGGGAGGAAATCTGTAAATCACCAGGAATGTTCATCTTTGGGGAAACCATTCTTTtcctagtaatttttaaaactctaagaAGCTAGCTAACCTATAAGGGGTTAATCTGGAGCACTGGTTATTCAAAACGACTCGGATCAGCTAACCAGTCCAGTTTGGTCTAGGTTATGATTGTAGGTGTCCAAACGGCACAGCTTGCGAGGCCCTTCCAGCGTCTTCCAGCCACAGCTCCCGCTCACTGGCAAGAAGCGCCAGCACTTGCCCCCTGTTGTCAGTACATACATGTGCGTGCTTGAGCCTCTGTCTCATAGAAGCTGCTTTTATTTTACGTACTTGCCATCCGAGCTCTCCAGAAGACTGCGGTATGTGCTAATCTCACACTCCAGCCGGGACCTGACGTCCAGCAGAATCTCATATTCTTGGTTCTGTCTTTCCAGGGCACCCCGGATCTCTGCCAGCTGAGCCTCTAGGTAATCGATCAGACACTGGATCTGGGCCAACAAGGCTGAGTAGCGGGCCTCCGTCTCTGCCAGGGCACGTTCCTGGGAGTCTCTCTAccatgggggaaggaagggggattTATAACAATGACTCTTTTAAGCCCAGATCACTTGTGATCTGTATCATTTGAAACAATGGTTTCTTTGTGACAGGTACTAATGAATCTCCAAACCCTCTTATTGCTTCCTAACCaaataaatccaaaaataaaattaccaacTATGCTAAAGCTTTATCCTCTTTTTTGGGcatctctttaaatatttaattctgttcctctttctcagTCACCTGATCATCTCCTATCACACTGTCCTACCTATGACAGAAAGAAACATTCCAACTTATTTCACATCTAGTCATTAAAAACACAGTACCACAGCACCTCATTCTACGAGTATTTGTACCTTAAAAAGGAAGTGAGTAGCATTTAGCCGTAAACAATTCTCTCACTGGATCAATTCCTTTATATGTAACCTTTGAGAGTTGAAACTTTGATGTTTAAAGTTCTTTCCTGATGTATCATATAAGCCAATGGTTGGAATTTTAGGTTTCAGGAACCTATAACTTGCATGATTATTCCactttttatagataagaaaactgagattcaagaGGTTAAATGCGTTGCCTATGGTCATGTGACTAGCTGGTGGCAAAGCGAGCTTTGGGGCAAGGTCTTCCTAATAACCTTCGTATCAGAGCATTTAAATAGTTGCTTGCCTTAGGGAGGCAGCAGAATGAGGCAGAAGTGGTCCCAGCTTTGTAACCTGCCTTCTGGCTCAGACTCTTAACTTCTTTTGTGACTTTTGACAAGTTACTTAATGCCTCAGGAGCTCCAtgtctccatctataaaatgggtgagATGAAACTTATCTTGGGATCTGACTTGGGAAAATCACCttagctctctgagcctcatctgtaaaattggctTAGTAATTATGCCATCTCCCTCATAGGATTGTTTTATCAATTTGGTAGTTTGTAGAAATGTTTTGTATATGTCTCTTAGTGTCTCCCAAAGTGTACTCCATGCATTATCACTGCCATGGATGCTCTTAAAAGGAGGAGTCCACAGCCATATGAGTCTTAAGTGCTGAGTACCATGTGTCCCCTTCTTGGAGATTCACGGTGAACATCAGCTTTCTGAAGGCCTGTAGGAAGGTACCCTGTTTAACCTTTGTTTAATCCAGCATTTCTCAGGCTTATTTGACCACAAAGTCCTTTTTTGACCATAGACACTTTAACAAACAGAGGGGCACACTTAGGGAAACATTGCAGCACATATGTGTCAGGGGCTACTGCCATCCCTGCTGTGCTAGGTGTGGTCAGTGTGTTGGGTACCATTCTGTGCTGGGCCTGCAGTTCAATCTCTAGAGCGTTCATGGTGCATCTCAGTTCAATGATCTCCTTCTGGGAGCACTGCTGCTGTTGGGTTCTGGTCACCACCTGCTGGCTCAGTGCCTCCATCTGAAACACAAGGACCATGGAGATCATGGAGAACTTGACTGTGATTCAAGGCCCCTGGAAATGCAATGTCaactttttgtttttgacttgTCTACCCTCCCCACCTGCGTGTTGAACCACTCTTCCACATCTTTGCGGTTTGTCTCCATGATGGATTCATATTGACATCTCATTTCTTGTAGGACCCGGTTTAGGTCAACAGAGGGGGTGGTGGTCACTTCGATGTTGAGCCTGTCCCCAAGCTGGGTCTGTAAGGAATTGATTtcctatgaaaagaaaaacagtgtgaAGTCCCTTGGTGAACAGATGTCCCCACCTTGTGTTCTTGTTTTAATCTAACAGTGATAATTTAGCTTAATTGCATCTGAAATACAGCCCATGATAAAGGAATACATGATTTATAGGTGCTATTAAGATGCTATAAAATGGCTTAAGGCTATTGACTGTGTGTTCAAGTATGTGCACTGTGAAAAGGAATGGACTAGCAAgatcagtattttaaagaatttagatCATTTCCAGGGGTAGTGGGTGAAGTGGCATACAGGTGGAATTCGTAATGAAAGACCATAATCTCTTGATGCCAACATGCATTTGTGCCAGTACTGACTTAGACCAATAGCAGCAGAAGTCTGTGCAGGGATGCCGACAAAATGATGGGAAACCTGTGAGCTCAGGGAAATTGGGTTGCTTCCTTCTCCTGGAAAAGCTGGAGAGGACAGTGGGGCCTTCCAGGATCGAGTTCTAGGCCATGGATTTGAAACACATTGAACCAGTGGTACTAGCGGTGGGTATAATCAGGGTTGCTATTTTTTGAGGCTTAGCTTGTAATGTCCCTCTTGGGCTTTCTCTAACCTCTTCATGGTTGTTTTTGAGGCAAAGGAGCTCCTCCTTCAGAGACTGGACTTGAGTCTCCAGGTCCGCCTTGCCCAGGGTCAGTGCGTTCAGGATCTGCTGTAGGCCGTTGGCATCTGCCTCCACTAGCTGACGTAGGGACACCTCAGCTTCACACCTTTAaaaatgagacacagaaagacaCTAAGATGTAGATGATGTCAGTCACGCCAAGCAGAACTCTCCAGCACTTTCCTCTGGGCTTCTCATTTCCTATATTTCTAGTGCAGGTTTTATTCTCTTTAGAGGTGAAGCCATTTGAAAAATATCACTATTCCATTACGATTCCTAAATTTGCCGGAGTGATGCTGCCTTGCTGCTGAGATGAAGGCGTTtatcctccttcccctgccccctagAGGCAGTGTAATGGAAGTGGAAAGAGCAAGGAGTTAAAACTTAGCAAGCGTGGGTCCAAGTTCTGGCTCTGTCTTGTATGGTAGTATGCCTTTGGGTAAGTAGCTGAACCCCGTTAAACCTGTGTTCTCACCTTAAATGGGGGTGCTAACACAGTAGCTCTGCCTGTTTTACTGACTATTGTGCAGGTAATCAGATGCATTTGTATGTTAGAAACTACAGGTGCTGTATACATGCGAGTGGTTATGAGTCTTAATCATTTATATGGAATTTGAAAGTCTTCTCTGGGTTGGGCAGGAGGGTTAGCAGACGATCTTGGAGATGATCTTATGGGGAGTGAGTAGCATCAGGCGCAGGGTGAATTCTGTCATGAACGACAGAGTTGGGTGGGCTTACTTGGCTCTCAAGTCATCAGCAGCCAGTTTGGTGTTGTCAATTTGTGAGACCAGTCTGGAATTCTCAGCCTTGGTACACAAGATCTAGAATTAAGAAGTTGTACACACAAATGAGACAAACACCAAGATCGCCTCCTTTAAAAGCCTCCAAGGGGCTTGTGTGTGTATCAGTTAACAGGCTTTTCGTAGGTATGCTTAGGATGCTTGGGAAACTTTGGAAAGTCTTAAAAGATTGGCAAGAATGACTACAGTAAAAACTCTTGTTGATGTTTTactcttaaaatacaaaattcatcCTAAATTTGCATTAGCTTCCACCGTCCACTAGAATGTAAATGCTGTGAGGGCGAGACTTTTTAGTTCACCAGGACATTCCCAGAGCCTAGAATAACGTCTGGTGCATCGTtgttggtgctcagtaaatatttgtggaaaaaatGTAATAGAATAAATCCAGCCTGTGTAGCAGCAGCATATCGCTCTGAATAGGAAACAGGTTTGATGTGGGGAAAAAACTATTTAAACAATTTGGAGATGATGAGATGAGCATAAAAGAGGGGAAGAGTGGTAATGGTTGAAAAGAATGGGTAAAAGTTAATCTGTTTAGGAActtatgaaaacaaaattcattttctcaggTCCCAGTTTTCTCACTTTTGTGAAAGAAATGGCAGCAGTGGGTTATTAGTACAACTTGGTCCTGAGTTATCTGGTTATAAGGGCAGAGTGTAtctctggaaaatgaaaaatgataacaCTGTAAACATTTCCTCAAGGTAACAATTTCATTCCAGAGATTTTcttattctacaaaatatttttcagcatAAAAGAAACTAAACATGTTAAAGTTTAACAAATGACTATTGCCTGGAGAATGTCAATTTGCAACCTAATGATATAGGTCCCCAAGAATCTTACCTTCTGCTGGAGCTCCTCAATGGTAGCATAGTAGGACAGGTAGTCAGGGCATGTGACTGGGACCTCTTTGTCACACTCTTTCTGGATTTTACACTCCAGTGCAGCATTCTCTCGTTCCAGCATTCGTACCTTTTCCAGGTAGTTAGCAAGGCGGTCGTTCAAGATTTGCATGGTCTCTTTCTCATAGCTGTTGATGCCCTCACCACACCAGCTGCAATCATCCAGAGAGGGACAGGTGTTGAAGTTGCTTATTAGGCAGAGGGGTGTGAGACAAAAGCAAGGCATGTGTTGGCAGTCCTGGGACTGGGGAGTTCTCAGAACACGGCCAGTTGGCTGACAGCTGTTGGCTTCAAGACCAGCATGCTGGCAGCTGGTGTTAGAAAAGATGGTCCTTAAATTTGTAATCCCAGAACAGCTTTGGCACGGCGCTGAAGAAGACATAGTTGTTGCACAGCCCTTGGTATTCATAGCGTGTGCCCAGCTTTGGTTTGTTTCAAAGTCTGTGGTCTCCGGGATCCAAAGCTCAAGTAACCACCACTGAGTCTAAATGCCAGACCTCTTGGCTTTTTCCTCTTTGAAGTGTTTATATAGCCTTCGTTCCAGGTGGTGTTGCAGCAGGCAAGATGTTTTCCTTTCTAATGTTTATATCAAATCCCATAGGAACATCTCATTAGTCTGCTTTTTACTTGCATGAGAAGAGTTACTTGTCTCATAAAAATGTGCATTTAGGCTGTTACTAAGTCATTACCCATCACAACTACTATTTGTCGTTGGATTCAGAGCTTCACATTATGTCTTCAAAAGGAACTGTCGTCACAGTTCTAACAGCATCCATCATTAAGCAGGTGTGAGTGTATTAAGTTTATTAAGTCTTTGTTGACCTCTCCACCTGGTATTGAGCTTGACCAGGAATGAGTCcatccttcttttcctttcttctctaaaAAAGGGAAACTATTAATATCCAATAATTATTGGTGAACTTACAAATCAGTATTGTTTTGGTTTGTCCAACTGATTTCCCCATTTTCATTATTTGAACATAGGGAGTATGGATTAAAATGTTGGTTTTAATAAGACTCTTTTTAAAGGTAATTGCTGGATTCCTGTTTTAGAGTCTCAGGTAGGGTTTGATTGCTAACAAATTCCTTGGAGAAGAGGCTGGTTACCTTTTGGTTTTCCAAAACTTCCATTCTATGACATTATTAGTGCTCAGTGTTTGCATGTCATATTATAATAGCTAAAAATTTGTTATGGTGTTGTTATTTTTGCTGTTTAAACGTGATCtgttgaaagataagtgtgttctTTCTCAGGACTACTTAACTCAGCATTTTCTTAAGAAAGCTGTTTGTTCCTGATCCTTCCTGGAGTCCCTAGGAAAGAATCATTTCCTTGACTTTTCCAGCTTTAGAGCCTgtccacattccttggcttgtggccctcttccatcttcaaagccagcaatgtacAGTCAGGTCTTTCTCACATTGCATCACCCTGACATTGACTCTTCTGCTCCCTTCTTCCACATTTAAGCAAGAACCCTTATGATTATTTTGGGTCCACTTATATCATCTAGGATgatctttctattttgtttaaggtcagctgattagcaaccttactTCCCCTTTGTCATGTAGCCTAAAATAGTCAAGGTCTGGGATGAGAACATGAACATCTTTGGAGGCCCTTATCCTGCATATCACAGAGTGGGAGGAAAAACACGATTTCTAATAGCACTAGCAAATATAAGATATGCAGGAATCAATTTAGCTAGA encodes the following:
- the KRT39 gene encoding keratin, type I cytoskeletal 39, with product MNTKGCATTMSSSAPCQSCSGITNLRTIFSNTSCQHAGLEANSCQPTGRVLRTPQSQDCQHMPCFCLTPLCLISNFNTCPSLDDCSWCGEGINSYEKETMQILNDRLANYLEKVRMLERENAALECKIQKECDKEVPVTCPDYLSYYATIEELQQKILCTKAENSRLVSQIDNTKLAADDLRAKCEAEVSLRQLVEADANGLQQILNALTLGKADLETQVQSLKEELLCLKNNHEEEINSLQTQLGDRLNIEVTTTPSVDLNRVLQEMRCQYESIMETNRKDVEEWFNTQMEALSQQVVTRTQQQQCSQKEIIELRCTMNALEIELQAQHRMRDSQERALAETEARYSALLAQIQCLIDYLEAQLAEIRGALERQNQEYEILLDVRSRLECEISTYRSLLESSDGKLPCHPCATKCEPSICTSSKARATECTAPVCTSSSAPHGIQESCGDCRTLPRILVKICTITKEIKDGKVISSYEHVQPCFITRTAKL